One window from the genome of Salisaeta longa DSM 21114 encodes:
- the hepA gene encoding heterocyst formation ABC transporter subunit HepA, whose translation MATSTTAGPLLSKYAILWPGIRKYWPYIAATVALSLSTAAFEGLSIGMLIPFLQTLASDGPPFTTGVGWIDTYVLAASAPTTERVLRICGIILAATWLRSITDYLNAVYTAKSRSRIIQNLRERVVAQLTSVAYSFYGTRKPSDILNTVTGEVGRAAAALNVLFMFFTTGALIAMYATVMVYISWELSLAAFSVFLVLGLGLSRIIHRVRDSGEEITLSNMEFTGRATEFLAGVRTMVAYNTQAYEQQQLTQSAIRSADAVIGTARTRGLVKPLSQAVISSIIVIMVVWAVYRFVLTGALDMAFILTFLFALFRLTPLMHHVNDQRAVLAETKAGLDAVADLLETSDKPYLTSGNRATQPLQTGITFEHVHFSYIPEEEVLHDINLHIPQGKTTALVGASGAGKSTLVDLIPRFYDPTKGRILYDGEPLETFDVGSLRSRVAIVSQQTHIFNDTVTTNIAYGLSDVPFAAVREAAEQANALQFVERLENGFDTVLGDRGVRLSGGQRQRIAIARAILRNAEILVLDEATSSLDSISERLVQQSLERLMAGRTVIAIAHRLSTIENADWVVVLENGRIVEQGPYADLLERQGRLWDYHSIQFQAA comes from the coding sequence CCGCATTTGAAGGTTTAAGCATCGGGATGCTCATTCCCTTCTTGCAAACCCTGGCGAGCGACGGCCCGCCCTTTACCACCGGCGTTGGGTGGATTGACACCTACGTGCTGGCGGCAAGCGCCCCCACAACCGAGCGCGTGCTTCGCATCTGTGGAATCATACTCGCGGCGACGTGGCTGCGCTCCATCACCGACTATCTGAACGCCGTATACACGGCCAAGAGCCGGTCGCGCATCATCCAAAACCTGCGCGAGCGCGTTGTGGCCCAGCTTACGTCGGTGGCCTATTCATTCTACGGCACGCGCAAGCCATCCGACATCCTAAACACCGTGACAGGGGAAGTGGGCCGGGCGGCGGCCGCGCTCAACGTACTGTTCATGTTTTTTACCACCGGCGCGCTCATTGCGATGTACGCCACGGTGATGGTCTACATCTCGTGGGAGCTCTCGCTGGCGGCCTTTAGCGTCTTCCTGGTGCTGGGGCTTGGCCTCAGCCGCATCATCCACCGCGTGCGCGACAGCGGTGAGGAGATTACCCTCTCCAACATGGAGTTCACCGGGCGGGCGACCGAGTTTTTGGCCGGCGTGCGTACCATGGTGGCGTACAACACGCAGGCCTACGAGCAGCAGCAGCTTACGCAAAGCGCGATTCGCTCGGCCGATGCCGTGATTGGTACGGCCCGCACGCGCGGCCTCGTCAAGCCGCTGTCGCAGGCTGTCATCAGCTCCATCATCGTGATTATGGTGGTGTGGGCGGTGTACCGCTTTGTACTGACGGGCGCGCTGGACATGGCGTTCATCCTTACGTTCTTGTTTGCGCTGTTCCGCCTCACGCCGCTCATGCACCACGTGAACGATCAGCGGGCCGTGCTGGCCGAAACCAAGGCGGGCCTCGATGCGGTGGCCGATCTCCTTGAGACGTCAGACAAGCCCTACCTTACGTCGGGCAACCGCGCAACGCAGCCCTTGCAAACAGGCATCACCTTCGAGCATGTGCACTTCTCGTACATCCCCGAGGAGGAGGTGCTGCACGACATCAACCTGCATATTCCGCAGGGCAAAACAACGGCGCTCGTGGGCGCCTCGGGGGCCGGGAAGTCGACACTGGTCGACCTCATCCCGCGCTTTTACGACCCCACAAAAGGGCGCATCTTGTACGATGGCGAGCCGCTGGAGACGTTTGATGTGGGATCGTTGCGGAGCCGCGTGGCCATTGTGAGCCAGCAGACGCACATCTTCAACGATACGGTGACGACAAACATCGCCTACGGGCTTTCGGATGTGCCGTTTGCCGCGGTGCGCGAAGCGGCCGAGCAGGCGAATGCCCTGCAGTTTGTGGAACGGCTCGAAAACGGGTTCGACACGGTGCTAGGCGACCGCGGCGTTCGATTGTCGGGCGGGCAGCGGCAGCGCATCGCCATTGCACGCGCTATCCTGCGCAATGCCGAGATCCTGGTGCTCGATGAAGCGACGAGCAGCCTCGATAGCATTTCGGAGCGCCTCGTGCAACAGTCGCTCGAACGTCTGATGGCCGGACGCACCGTGATTGCCATTGCGCACCGCCTGTCCACCATCGAAAATGCCGACTGGGTGGTGGTGCTCGAGAACGGTCGCATCGTGGAGCAGGGCCCTTACGCCGACCTGCTGGAGCGCCAGGGGCGCCTGTGGGATTATCACTCGATCCAGTTTCAAGCGGCCTGA
- a CDS encoding glycosyltransferase family 61 protein, translated as MPDVRDILKEKLPPALVQPLRAAYFRLFRHPAPQTVPFDALFPAVQKHEYVPPRSVPVPVMPHPFVRQAQSLATSAYTMPEDYVAVLDDVEFCPTNNVVLRSDKRILYESLNTGQLPNIDLRALYVRSTDRIAGYATPLHSLYNNYYHDIVDGLPRLLALHGPPFDALPHIAVLHSAPLSDHQRFFVERVLPPNATLRHVPEGRRYVVEHLLFTPFKTRRFAGYMPPPYVRELRTRFGPDGPVERGRRLFISRERAGKRFITNREALLREVLEPLGFESVTLETMAPAEQLACMHQAEAVVGAHGAGLANVLFAPAGTRVIELFPAHFMVPHYFFLCQSLGHPYAAWCGTATARDPGGFAVDLAAVHERLHVLLSSPATAAAL; from the coding sequence ATGCCCGACGTCCGCGATATACTGAAAGAAAAACTGCCGCCTGCGCTCGTGCAGCCGTTGCGTGCAGCGTACTTCCGGCTTTTTCGCCATCCAGCGCCGCAAACCGTGCCGTTCGATGCGCTCTTTCCGGCCGTGCAAAAGCACGAGTACGTGCCGCCGCGCAGCGTACCGGTGCCCGTGATGCCGCATCCGTTTGTGCGTCAGGCCCAGTCGCTGGCCACATCTGCGTACACGATGCCCGAAGACTACGTGGCGGTGCTCGACGACGTGGAGTTCTGCCCGACGAACAACGTGGTCCTTCGCTCGGACAAGCGCATTCTGTACGAATCGCTGAATACCGGTCAGTTGCCAAACATCGACTTGCGCGCGCTCTACGTCCGCTCAACGGATCGTATTGCGGGGTACGCCACGCCGCTGCACTCGCTGTACAACAACTACTACCACGACATTGTGGATGGGCTGCCGCGGCTGTTGGCCTTGCATGGGCCGCCCTTTGATGCCCTGCCGCACATTGCTGTGCTGCATAGTGCGCCGCTTTCCGACCATCAGCGCTTTTTCGTGGAGCGGGTGCTGCCGCCCAATGCGACCCTGCGCCATGTGCCCGAAGGGCGGCGCTATGTGGTTGAGCACCTTCTGTTTACGCCGTTTAAGACGCGCCGCTTCGCCGGATACATGCCGCCCCCGTACGTGCGGGAGCTCCGCACGCGGTTTGGGCCGGATGGGCCGGTGGAGCGCGGGCGGCGGCTGTTCATCTCGCGGGAGCGGGCCGGGAAGCGATTCATTACAAACCGCGAGGCGCTGCTGCGGGAGGTGCTGGAGCCGCTGGGGTTCGAGTCGGTGACGCTGGAGACGATGGCACCCGCGGAGCAACTGGCGTGCATGCACCAAGCCGAAGCGGTGGTGGGGGCGCATGGCGCCGGACTCGCCAACGTGCTGTTTGCGCCCGCCGGCACGCGCGTGATCGAACTGTTTCCGGCCCACTTCATGGTGCCGCACTACTTCTTCTTGTGCCAGTCGCTCGGGCATCCCTATGCCGCGTGGTGCGGCACGGCCACCGCGCGTGATCCCGGCGGATTTGCGGTCGATCTAGCGGCCGTCCACGAGCGGCTACACGTTCTCCTGTCCTCACCCGCTACTGCTGCTGCGTTATGA
- a CDS encoding sulfotransferase family protein: MNAPFFIVGASRSGTTLLRLLLNAHPRLAVPDELKFFKMAEGRTDPTAWSRPLREGARAALIDRFCTLHASKYESMEAVRAALEGHEALTLQSFYALVGAAWAREQQKPRWGEKTPHNLFYADVLTAMFPSAVLLHVVRDPRAVVHSMNTIAYYAHDPVLNALNWRQAIQEGIHRMQGVPSSRVMTLRYEDLVADPEAVLRDVCDRLGEAFDPAMLAFHRTTERYMGGPIRTPAIQQPVNERSLEKWRTGLSRDAVAQVEAICAVEMARWGYAPTGARESVRARAERLLKTAYWQGKHHQHRNRRGYEVNYAMLGRTRERIRRWRSSHATAPMLES, translated from the coding sequence ATGAACGCTCCCTTTTTCATTGTCGGGGCCAGCCGCTCCGGCACCACCTTGCTCCGGCTGTTGCTCAATGCGCATCCGCGGCTGGCCGTGCCCGATGAGCTCAAGTTCTTCAAGATGGCCGAAGGACGCACCGACCCGACAGCGTGGAGCCGGCCCCTTCGCGAGGGCGCGCGCGCTGCGCTGATCGATCGGTTTTGCACGTTGCATGCGTCCAAATATGAGTCGATGGAGGCTGTGCGGGCTGCGCTGGAGGGGCACGAGGCGCTCACGCTCCAATCGTTCTACGCGCTGGTGGGAGCCGCCTGGGCGCGCGAGCAGCAGAAGCCGCGCTGGGGTGAGAAAACGCCGCACAACCTCTTTTACGCCGACGTGCTTACAGCCATGTTTCCGTCGGCCGTGCTGCTGCACGTTGTGCGCGACCCCCGGGCGGTGGTGCACTCCATGAACACGATTGCGTACTACGCGCACGATCCGGTGCTCAATGCCCTCAACTGGCGGCAAGCCATTCAGGAGGGCATCCATCGAATGCAGGGCGTGCCATCGTCGCGGGTCATGACGCTGCGGTACGAAGACCTCGTGGCCGATCCGGAGGCCGTGCTGCGCGACGTATGCGACCGCCTCGGGGAAGCCTTTGATCCTGCAATGCTGGCCTTCCACCGGACGACCGAGCGCTACATGGGCGGCCCCATCCGCACGCCCGCGATTCAACAACCCGTAAATGAGCGGAGTTTGGAGAAGTGGCGCACGGGGCTATCGCGCGATGCTGTGGCACAGGTAGAGGCCATTTGCGCTGTGGAGATGGCGCGCTGGGGCTATGCCCCCACCGGCGCCCGCGAGTCGGTGCGGGCGCGTGCCGAGCGGCTCCTCAAAACGGCGTACTGGCAGGGCAAGCACCACCAGCACCGCAACCGGCGCGGCTACGAAGTGAACTACGCCATGCTGGGGCGCACCCGCGAGCGCATCCGTCGCTGGCGGTCGTCGCACGCTACGGCTCCGATGCTTGAGTCGTAG
- a CDS encoding alanine racemase: MLVTDLPTPALLIDRARLLDNLTAMAERATAQNVRLRPHIKTHKMTALARLQQDHGADGVTVATVDEAEHFAAAGFSDVRVAYPVVGADKHDRLLALMADGVAVSFTVDTQAGIAGANAAYAAAGRTVPVLLEIDVGHGRCGVAWDADEALVAHAQAIQAADALRLEGLLTHAGQAYGGPRPHESKTEALQRASTDEVERLLTAAMHLQAEGLVEQPERFVLSVGSTPTMQHFQNQTKGGFRITEIRPGNYVFYDAMQVGLGAARLEQCALTVWSRVVSRRREANGTERVFVDAGKKILTTDTHDSIRGHGTVLYNARYMRPHPHAVIDRLSEEHGWLRVPGGATFDVGDAVRIVPNHACVTVATQDHAYLVDGDEVVGTWSIA, encoded by the coding sequence ATGCTCGTTACCGACCTCCCGACGCCCGCGCTCCTCATCGACCGGGCGCGGCTCCTCGACAACCTCACAGCGATGGCCGAGCGCGCCACGGCGCAAAACGTCCGCCTGCGGCCGCACATCAAAACGCACAAGATGACGGCCCTGGCGCGCCTGCAGCAGGATCACGGGGCCGATGGGGTGACGGTAGCTACCGTCGACGAGGCGGAGCATTTCGCGGCCGCGGGCTTTTCCGATGTGCGGGTGGCCTATCCGGTGGTGGGCGCAGACAAACACGACCGCCTGCTTGCGCTCATGGCGGATGGCGTGGCGGTGTCGTTTACGGTGGATACGCAGGCGGGCATTGCCGGGGCCAATGCTGCGTATGCTGCGGCCGGTCGCACGGTGCCGGTACTGCTGGAAATTGATGTGGGCCACGGGCGCTGCGGTGTGGCATGGGATGCCGACGAGGCGCTGGTAGCCCACGCCCAAGCCATACAAGCGGCCGATGCGCTGCGTCTTGAGGGGCTGCTGACTCACGCCGGACAGGCCTACGGCGGCCCGCGCCCCCACGAATCCAAGACGGAGGCCTTGCAGCGCGCAAGCACGGATGAAGTGGAGCGCCTGCTTACGGCGGCTATGCACCTTCAGGCGGAAGGCCTCGTGGAGCAGCCCGAACGGTTTGTGCTGAGCGTGGGCTCGACGCCCACCATGCAGCACTTTCAGAACCAAACGAAGGGCGGCTTTCGCATCACAGAAATTCGGCCCGGCAACTATGTCTTTTACGACGCGATGCAAGTGGGCCTCGGGGCGGCGCGGCTAGAACAATGCGCACTTACGGTGTGGAGCCGCGTGGTGAGTCGGCGGCGCGAGGCCAACGGCACCGAGCGCGTGTTCGTTGATGCCGGCAAAAAGATCCTAACGACCGACACGCACGATAGCATCCGCGGACATGGGACTGTGCTTTACAACGCCCGTTACATGCGCCCACACCCGCACGCCGTCATCGACCGGCTGTCGGAGGAGCACGGTTGGCTGCGCGTGCCCGGCGGGGCCACCTTCGACGTTGGCGATGCCGTTCGCATCGTGCCCAACCACGCCTGCGTCACCGTCGCCACGCAAGATCACGCCTATCTGGTAGACGGCGATGAGGTGGTCGGTACGTGGTCGATTGCGTAG
- a CDS encoding MBL fold metallo-hydrolase → MLSRRRFLQLSGAALAAAPFASIARPRFDDAFTPLRHSIGVFTQRGGTIGWMAHPEALVVVDTQMPATAKQCWSGLQTRTESGLSLLVNTHHHGDHTGGNPVLGPKASQFVAHANVPRLQRAAADDGATPVVANQTYTDHWERNMGGEVVQLDHYGPAHTGGDTVVFFQNANIAHVGDLVFNRVYPFIDIDGGASITNWMTTLETLYDRFDDDTIVIHGHGHPNPSYGITGSRDDLLAMRDFLAALYGYVARQRQAGASLEEMQQVKQLKGFAVQAKADWPLPLDRCIAAAYREQTTA, encoded by the coding sequence ATGCTTTCTCGCCGCCGCTTTCTTCAGCTCTCGGGGGCCGCGCTCGCGGCCGCACCGTTCGCGTCCATCGCGCGCCCCCGCTTCGATGATGCCTTTACGCCGCTTCGCCACAGCATTGGCGTGTTCACCCAGCGCGGCGGCACCATCGGCTGGATGGCGCATCCCGAGGCGCTCGTGGTTGTGGATACGCAGATGCCAGCGACCGCCAAGCAGTGTTGGTCCGGGCTGCAGACGCGCACCGAGAGCGGACTGTCGCTGCTCGTGAACACGCATCACCACGGCGATCATACCGGCGGCAACCCCGTGCTTGGCCCCAAAGCCAGCCAGTTTGTGGCGCACGCCAACGTGCCCCGGTTGCAGCGCGCGGCGGCAGATGACGGCGCTACCCCCGTGGTGGCCAATCAGACCTACACCGACCACTGGGAGCGCAACATGGGCGGCGAGGTGGTGCAGCTCGACCACTACGGTCCGGCGCACACCGGCGGCGACACGGTCGTCTTTTTCCAGAACGCCAACATCGCACATGTCGGCGACCTCGTGTTCAACCGGGTCTATCCGTTTATCGACATCGACGGCGGCGCCTCAATCACCAACTGGATGACGACGCTGGAAACGCTCTACGATCGATTCGATGACGACACCATCGTCATTCACGGCCACGGACACCCGAATCCATCGTACGGAATCACCGGCTCGCGGGACGATCTGCTGGCGATGCGTGATTTCTTGGCGGCCCTCTACGGCTACGTCGCGCGCCAGCGCCAGGCCGGGGCGTCGCTCGAAGAGATGCAACAGGTGAAGCAGCTGAAGGGCTTTGCGGTGCAGGCCAAGGCCGATTGGCCACTCCCACTCGACCGCTGCATTGCCGCAGCCTACCGCGAGCAGACGACGGCCTAA
- the menH gene encoding 2-succinyl-6-hydroxy-2,4-cyclohexadiene-1-carboxylate synthase → MEPLHYDVYEGRGTGWTCFIHGFMGSARAWQPIVQALTTRTNVVCIDLPGHGQSTERPRYLYSMEGATQALADVLDALRITACTLVGYSMGGRVALYFACFHPTRVQRLLLESAHPGLERATERTARRGLDAERALRIQNDFRGFLERWYRQPLFASLAQHDLVEPMIDARMQNDPSELARALEGMGTGTQPPLWEELAQCARPVRYITGALDRKYTAVARRIAQRCPAVGCHVVEGAGHNVHAERPQAFIGHLSDFVQAP, encoded by the coding sequence ATGGAGCCACTGCATTACGACGTTTACGAAGGTCGGGGCACCGGCTGGACGTGCTTCATTCACGGGTTTATGGGATCGGCGCGCGCCTGGCAGCCCATCGTTCAGGCGCTCACAACGCGTACCAACGTGGTGTGCATCGACCTGCCCGGCCACGGACAGTCGACGGAGCGGCCGCGCTATCTGTACTCAATGGAGGGGGCTACGCAGGCGCTTGCCGATGTGTTGGATGCGCTGCGCATCACGGCGTGCACGCTCGTGGGGTATTCCATGGGCGGTCGTGTGGCGCTCTATTTTGCGTGCTTTCATCCCACGCGGGTGCAGCGGTTGCTGCTGGAGTCGGCCCATCCGGGCCTGGAGCGGGCGACGGAGCGGACGGCCCGGCGCGGCCTCGATGCCGAGCGGGCGCTGCGTATCCAAAACGACTTCCGTGGCTTTTTGGAGCGGTGGTACCGCCAGCCCCTGTTTGCATCGCTTGCGCAGCACGACCTGGTGGAGCCGATGATCGACGCCCGCATGCAAAACGACCCGTCGGAGCTTGCGCGGGCGCTGGAGGGGATGGGCACCGGCACACAGCCGCCGCTGTGGGAGGAGCTGGCCCAGTGTGCGCGTCCGGTGCGCTACATCACCGGTGCGCTGGACAGGAAGTACACGGCGGTGGCGCGTCGCATCGCGCAGCGGTGCCCGGCCGTGGGGTGCCATGTGGTAGAGGGGGCCGGCCACAACGTGCATGCCGAGCGCCCCCAGGCGTTCATCGGTCACCTCTCGGATTTCGTGCAGGCGCCGTAA
- a CDS encoding glycosyltransferase, with the protein MPSYSLTVVGPQAPYRGGIAHFTEMTISVLRSEGHDVRGINFRRQYPSVLFPGKTQLEPHATPAPAPRLLDSINPVSWLRTARALRTPSPDAVIFQYWMPFFGPAYGTIARLLRRRQIPSLALVHNALPHERHVGDAWLARYFLRACHGHVVMSDAVHDTLRTLVGDAPPIAQIDHPVYARFGPAPDRSAARDALGLPPNAPVLLFFGFVRAYKGLDVLLKALPRVVAEVPNAQLVIAGEAYDDPARYQRLIDAHGLADRVHWHDRYIPNEAVARYFAAADVVVQPYVSATQSGVAQIAFHFARPMILTDVGGLAEIVPHEEAGLVVPPRNPDALAAAIVRFFRDDMRETLAAGVRRQRERFAPARLAEALTGLL; encoded by the coding sequence GTGCCCTCTTATTCGCTGACGGTTGTTGGACCGCAGGCGCCCTATCGCGGCGGCATCGCTCATTTTACCGAGATGACCATTTCGGTCCTTCGCAGTGAGGGGCACGACGTGCGCGGCATCAACTTTCGGCGGCAGTACCCGTCGGTGTTGTTTCCGGGCAAAACGCAGCTCGAACCCCACGCGACGCCCGCGCCCGCTCCGCGCCTGCTCGACAGCATCAACCCGGTGTCGTGGCTGCGCACGGCACGCGCCCTGCGCACCCCGTCGCCCGACGCCGTTATCTTTCAGTACTGGATGCCCTTCTTTGGGCCGGCCTACGGCACCATTGCGCGGCTCTTGCGCCGGCGGCAGATCCCCTCGCTGGCGCTGGTGCACAACGCCTTGCCGCACGAGCGCCATGTGGGCGATGCGTGGCTGGCCCGCTACTTTCTGCGCGCCTGCCACGGGCACGTGGTGATGTCGGATGCGGTGCACGATACGCTCCGCACCCTTGTGGGCGACGCGCCGCCCATCGCGCAGATCGACCATCCCGTGTACGCCCGGTTCGGACCCGCCCCCGACCGGTCCGCAGCGCGCGATGCCCTGGGCCTGCCGCCCAATGCACCGGTGCTTCTCTTTTTTGGCTTTGTGCGGGCCTACAAAGGCCTCGACGTGTTGCTGAAGGCCCTGCCGCGCGTTGTTGCCGAGGTCCCAAATGCGCAGCTCGTCATTGCGGGCGAGGCCTACGACGACCCGGCCCGCTACCAACGGCTCATCGACGCGCACGGCCTGGCCGACCGCGTGCATTGGCACGACCGCTACATTCCCAACGAGGCGGTGGCGCGCTACTTCGCGGCCGCCGATGTGGTGGTGCAGCCGTACGTGTCGGCGACGCAAAGCGGCGTCGCCCAGATTGCCTTTCACTTTGCGCGGCCCATGATTTTGACCGATGTGGGCGGCTTGGCCGAGATTGTGCCGCATGAGGAGGCGGGCCTCGTGGTGCCTCCGCGCAACCCCGACGCTCTCGCCGCGGCCATCGTGCGGTTCTTTCGCGACGACATGCGCGAGACCCTCGCCGCAGGCGTGCGGCGGCAGCGGGAGCGATTTGCACCGGCGCGCCTCGCAGAGGCCCTCACCGGATTGCTGTAA
- a CDS encoding DNA polymerase domain-containing protein, with translation MADSTNAAPDAALYGRDPLPRIVDVQPLMERPSHAPAQVRLYRRTADFQAVETSTERLYPFFFISDIDLLRPCRDTFKAQRLDGDNFFQHVVVFNTWGDYWDALRTVERATDSDERRPEELYLVSSPAQQYLMQTGRTCFKDMTLDDVHRLQLDIEVYSPGRFPSAERPEDAVIIVALSDNRGWQQLLYQDDATDERALLQRLVATIQDRDPDVIEGHNIHAFDLDYLMKRCALHDVPFAIGRDGSAPRVYDASMRFAERVVDFPAHAIAGRHVIDTYFQVMSFDVFKRDLPDYSLKTAARYFGFAPEARTYIEGADISAAWDHDRERLLDYALDDVVETERLARHLSGSSFYLTQMLPMTYDDVARRGPASKIEALFVREYLRQRVSMPRSTWGSQSMGGYTDIFVTGVVGPVVYADVESLYPSIMLNYDIQPAGDLLDLFPNLLERLTDLRFDAKRQMKAAADEEVRSELDARQSSYKILINSFYGMLGFSLATFNDFAEADRVARVGQKILRHIMEEIRARGGTVIEVDTDGVLFVPPDDVRGAEAERSFTVGLTDAMPPGIRIGFDGRFKRMLSYKKKNYALLTYDDTLKFKGSSLISRSNEAFGRRFVRRAIRRLIEEDIAGLHRLYIDTRERIIAHDWDDVSSFSRTETLKTTLDAYEDAVAAGERPRAAAYELARQQAEATGQPVRKGDRIAYYITGDDANVTAFRHSKRADAWDPAHPDENTAYYLKRLDEFARKFEPFFTEHDFRLIFSPEDLFGFSAEGITIQTREHAPAASEEPTDEVPF, from the coding sequence ATGGCCGATAGCACGAACGCAGCGCCCGACGCAGCCCTTTACGGCCGCGATCCGTTGCCGCGCATTGTGGACGTACAGCCGCTGATGGAACGCCCGTCGCATGCCCCGGCGCAGGTGCGCCTGTACCGCCGCACGGCCGACTTCCAGGCGGTGGAGACGTCCACCGAACGCCTCTATCCGTTCTTCTTTATTTCCGATATCGACCTGCTGCGCCCGTGCCGCGACACGTTCAAGGCGCAGCGGCTAGACGGCGACAACTTTTTTCAGCATGTGGTGGTGTTTAACACGTGGGGCGATTACTGGGATGCCCTGCGCACCGTTGAGCGGGCCACGGACAGCGACGAGCGGCGGCCCGAGGAGCTCTACCTCGTAAGCAGCCCGGCCCAGCAGTACCTGATGCAGACCGGCCGCACGTGCTTCAAAGACATGACGCTCGATGACGTGCACCGCCTGCAGCTCGACATTGAGGTGTACAGTCCGGGCCGGTTTCCAAGCGCGGAGCGTCCGGAGGATGCGGTGATCATCGTGGCCCTTTCGGACAACCGCGGGTGGCAGCAGCTTTTGTACCAGGACGACGCGACCGACGAGCGCGCGCTGCTCCAGCGCCTCGTGGCTACCATCCAAGACCGCGATCCCGATGTCATTGAAGGGCACAACATCCACGCGTTCGACCTGGACTACCTCATGAAGCGGTGCGCGCTGCACGACGTGCCGTTTGCCATTGGCCGCGACGGCTCGGCGCCGCGCGTGTACGACGCCAGCATGCGCTTTGCCGAACGGGTGGTCGACTTTCCGGCGCACGCCATTGCCGGGCGGCACGTCATCGACACGTACTTTCAGGTGATGAGCTTCGATGTGTTCAAGCGCGACCTGCCGGACTATTCCCTCAAAACCGCGGCCCGCTACTTTGGCTTCGCCCCCGAGGCGCGCACCTACATCGAAGGCGCCGATATCTCCGCTGCATGGGACCACGACCGCGAGCGCTTGCTGGACTATGCCCTCGACGACGTGGTTGAGACCGAGCGCCTCGCGCGGCACCTCTCCGGCTCCTCGTTCTACCTCACGCAAATGCTGCCCATGACCTACGACGACGTGGCGCGCCGGGGCCCGGCCTCGAAGATCGAGGCGCTCTTTGTGCGCGAGTATTTGCGCCAGCGCGTGTCGATGCCGCGCAGCACGTGGGGCAGCCAGTCGATGGGCGGCTACACCGACATCTTTGTGACGGGCGTGGTGGGGCCGGTGGTGTATGCCGACGTCGAGAGCCTGTACCCGTCCATCATGCTCAACTACGACATTCAGCCGGCGGGCGACCTGCTCGACTTGTTTCCGAACCTGCTGGAGCGCCTCACCGACCTCCGCTTCGATGCCAAGCGCCAGATGAAAGCGGCCGCCGATGAGGAAGTGCGCAGCGAGTTGGATGCGCGGCAGTCGTCATACAAAATCCTGATCAACAGTTTTTACGGCATGCTGGGCTTTAGCCTGGCCACGTTTAACGACTTTGCCGAGGCCGACCGCGTGGCGCGCGTCGGGCAAAAGATCTTGCGTCACATCATGGAGGAGATCCGGGCGCGCGGCGGCACCGTGATTGAAGTCGACACCGACGGCGTGCTGTTCGTGCCGCCCGACGACGTGCGCGGCGCCGAGGCCGAACGGTCCTTTACGGTGGGGCTGACCGACGCCATGCCGCCGGGCATCCGCATCGGCTTTGACGGCCGGTTTAAGCGCATGCTTTCGTACAAGAAGAAGAACTACGCGCTGCTCACGTACGACGATACGCTGAAGTTTAAGGGCTCCTCGCTCATCTCGCGCTCGAACGAAGCCTTTGGGCGGCGGTTTGTGCGGCGCGCCATTCGCCGGCTCATCGAGGAAGACATCGCCGGGCTGCATCGCCTGTACATCGACACGCGCGAGCGCATCATCGCGCACGACTGGGACGACGTGAGCAGCTTTTCGCGCACCGAGACGCTCAAGACCACCCTGGACGCCTACGAAGACGCCGTTGCGGCCGGCGAGCGCCCGCGGGCCGCGGCGTACGAGCTGGCGCGTCAGCAGGCCGAGGCCACCGGGCAACCGGTGCGGAAGGGCGACCGCATCGCCTACTACATCACGGGCGACGACGCAAACGTGACGGCCTTCCGACACAGCAAGCGGGCCGATGCGTGGGACCCGGCCCATCCCGACGAAAACACGGCATACTACCTGAAGCGGCTCGACGAGTTTGCGCGCAAGTTCGAACCGTTCTTTACGGAGCACGACTTCCGCCTCATCTTTTCGCCCGAGGATCTGTTCGGATTTTCGGCGGAAGGCATCACCATTCAGACGCGCGAGCATGCGCCGGCGGCTTCGGAAGAGCCGACCGATGAGGTGCCGTTCTAG